A region of Ictidomys tridecemlineatus isolate mIctTri1 chromosome 4, mIctTri1.hap1, whole genome shotgun sequence DNA encodes the following proteins:
- the LOC101962845 gene encoding olfactory receptor 2AG2 → MELWNSSFTWGSSFILVGILNDSGASELLCAMITILYMLAIASNGLLLLVITMDIRLHVPMYLLLRQLSLLDLLFTSVITPKTLLDYLRRENSISFGGCALQMFLALTLGGTEDLLLAFMAYDRYVAICHPLNYMIFMRPRVCWLMVATSWILASLSALGHTMYTMHFPFCMSLEIRHLLCEIPPLLKLACANTSGYELLVYVTGVTFLLLPLSAIVASYTLILFTVLHMPSNEGRKKALVTCSSHLTVVGMFYGAATFMYVLPSSFHSPKQDNVISVFYTIVTPALNPLIYSLRNKEVMGALRRVLGKYVLPAHITLILKLHMKNGLGKGKALNGCL, encoded by the exons ATGGAGCTCTGGAATTCCTCCTTCACCTGGGGAAGCAGCTTCATCTTGGTGGGGATTCTGAATGACAGCGGGGCTTCTGAATTGCTCTGTGCCATGATAACAATCCTGTACATGCTGGCTATAGCAAGCAATGGACTTCTGCTCTTGGTTATCACAATGGATATCCGGCTCCATGTACCCATGTACCTCCTGCTCAGGCAGCTCTCTCTCCTGGACCTCCTGTTCACATCGGTTATCACTCCCAAAACCCTCCTGGATTATCTGCGGAGGGAAAACAGCATCTCCTTTGGAGGCTGTGCCCTTCAGATGTTCCTGGCATTGACTCTGGGTGGTACAGAGGACCTCCTCCTGGCCTTCATGGCTTATGACAGGTATGTGGCCATTTGTCATCCTCTGAACTACATGATCTTCATGAGGCCAAGGGTCTGCTGGCTCATGGTGGCCACATCCTGGATCCTGGCATCCCTGAGTGCTTTAGGACACACCATGTATACAATGCATTTCCCTTTCTGCATGTCCTTGGAAATCAGACATTTGCTCTGTGAGATCCCACCTTTGTTGAAGTTGGCCTGTGCAAATACCTCCGGATATGAGCTCCTAGTTTATGTGACAGGTGTGACTTTCCTCTTGCTGCCCCTTTCTGCTATTGTTGCCTCCTACACCCTAATTCTGTTCACTGTGCTCCACATGCCCTCCaatgagggaaggaagaaagccCTTGTCACCTGCTCTTCCCATCTGACTGTGGTTGGGATGTTCTATGGGGCTGCCACATTCATGTATGTCCTGCCCAGTTCCTTCCACAGTCCCAAACAAGACAATGTCATCTCTGTTTTCTACACAATTGTCACTCCAGCCCTGAACCCTCTCATCTATAGCCTGAGGAATAAGGAGGTCATGGGGGCCTTGAGGAGGGTTCTGGGAAAATATGTGCTGCCA GCACATATCACCCTGATTTTGAAGCTTCATATGAAAAATGGACtaggaaaaggaaaagctttGAATGGATGTCTTTGA
- the LOC106145523 gene encoding LOW QUALITY PROTEIN: olfactory receptor 2D3 (The sequence of the model RefSeq protein was modified relative to this genomic sequence to represent the inferred CDS: inserted 1 base in 1 codon; deleted 1 base in 1 codon; substituted 5 bases at 5 genomic stop codons) — MGERNQTSMFEFVLLGLSQDSQIQILFCVFLVISLLSIFGNLLIILLIQVDSQLHTPMYFFXKNLSFADLCFSMSIISXCWSTSCKFFFSFAGFXIQTVVFLLARCAECALLAVMSYDIAVCKPLHYCTIMIQRTCVQLARVSXISGAVVCXVDSEFILYLSYQGWNVINHYFCEPPALLKLVSMVTNNIQIALFSMGVIILLAPVSLILISYWHIISIVFXMQSGEGRLKVFSTCGSHLTVVVLHYGSGIFAYMRSNSKTMNEKDKVISMFYSVMTSMLNPIIYSLRNNDVKGALRKLAGR, encoded by the exons atgggAGAAAGAAACCAAACTTCTATGTTTGAATTTGTCTTGTTGGGACTGTCACAGGATTCACAGATCCAAATCTTGTTCTGTGTTTTCCTGGTCATCTCTCTTCTTTCCATATTTGGAAACCTGCTGATAATACTCCTCATCCAAGTTGACTCTCAACTTCATACACCCATGTACTTTT TCAAAAACTTATCTTTTGCTGACCTCTGTTTCTCTATGAGCATTATATCCTGATGTTGGTCTACCtcctgtaaattttttttttcctttgctggatTCTAAATACAGACAGTTGTCTTCCTCCTTGCAAGATGTGCAGAGTGTGCACTGCTGGCAGTGATGTCCTATGACATTGCTGTCTGCAAGCCCCTGCACTACTGCACCATCATGATCCAGAGGACTTGTGTCCAGTTGGCCAGAGTTTCCTGAATAAGTGGGGCAGTTGTATGTTAAGTGGACAGTGAGTTTATACTGTATCTATCCTACCAAGGATGGAATGTCATTAATCACTACTTCTGTGAACCACCTGCTCTCCTAAAGCTGGTGTCTATGGTCACCAACAATATTCAAATAGCTCTCTTTTCAATGGGGGTGATTATCCTCCTAGCTCCTGTCTCCCTCATCCTCATCTCCTACTGGCATATCATCTCCATTGTGTTCTGAATGCAGTCTGGGGAGGGGAGGCTCAAGGTCTTCTCCACCTGTGGCTCCCACCTAACTGTTGTGGTTCTCCACTATGGCTCTGGAATATTTGCCTACATGAGATCGAATTCCAAGACAATGAATGAAAAGGATAAGGTCATCTCTATGTTCTATTCAGTCATGACTTCCATGTTGAACCCCATCATTTACAGTCTTAGGAACAATGACGTTAAG GGGGCTCTCAGGAAGCTGGCTGGAAGATAG